In Candidatus Hydrogenedentota bacterium, the DNA window CAGGATCGCAAAGATCGCCGTCGACACGAGCAGTTCGGTGAGCGTAAACCCGCCTTTTGCGTCGCGATAATGCATGGCACGCCTCGTCCGCGCTGTCATCAATAATCCGTTACGTACGTGACGAAGTTTTCGCGCCGCCCGTCGGCCATGTCCACCGAAAACGTGACGCGCACCAACGCGTGTTCTCCCGAGCCGTTAACGCGGCGCACCGCCGCGGAGTACCCATCGATAATGTCCGTCGTTTCGACGTGGCCACCCATGCCGAGATACTGCGCATTGGCCATGGCGACGTTGCCGTAGAGCGACCCGGCCTGCGCGACGCCCAGCAGGTTGCTGGCGCCGGACATGCGCAGCCGCGCGATGTTGTTCTCGGCGAGTTCGACCGCTCTGGTCTTTTCCTGCGCCTGGCGCGTGAACGCCAGGCCCGTTGGAAACAGGCGCACCACCGCCATCACGCCTATCGCGAGGATGCCCATCGCGATCAACACTTCCACCGGCGAGAACCCGCCGTTGTCGCATACTTTCTTAAACCACACTGCGAACTGACTCCTACGATCCGATTTGGATCCGCCCTGTCGAGCGGTACACTTCGATCCGAGCGGGCGCCGCCATCACGGGTTGAGGTCCCTCGTTCGGGGCTACGGTAAACCGGTCTTCCAGCGGCGCGTCGGGAGATGCGCCGACGGCGATCGTGATGCGCTCCTTCCACGGCTCCAGGCTGTCGCCCGGGACGCTCAACTCGCCGGTCGGCAAGAACACGTGGGCGGGAAACGCGTTGGACAGCGGCGCCGCGGCGGGATCGATCGTGATCTCCGCGGCGATCGGTTCCAGGAAACCGTCGGCGTCGCGCTCGCGAAACATGTAAATCGTGCGCATGCCGCGCGAATGCAGTCCGCGGTACCGTCCTTCCGGATCGTTGGTCCCGTCCACAAACTCGGCGAGCGACTGCGGCGGCACGTCGACAAAGCCGGTCGCGGCCAGCGTCTGTTCTTCCTGCGCGGTCAAGTGACCGATGACGGCGGTATTGTTTGGCATCGCACGGAATCGCGCCTGCGTCTCCTGCGGGAGGATGAACACGTCGTCCTCCTGGATGGACTGGTCGTTGAGCCGGGCCGCGAACGCCGCGAGGGAATTCTCCAAGTCTTGATACGCGGCATTGTCGACAACCACGGTTGGCGGGTTCAGAATGAACGCGACCTGCTCTTTCGTCGCCCGGGTTGCCATGCTGTACCCGTCGATGATGTACGACTGCCCGTTGCTGTAATTGTCCGGCCGCCAATGAACGACGTACACGACCGCGGTATCTTTTCGGTACGAAATCGCGCTGATGCGCGCGGCGCGCAGCACGCCGTACAGATCGCGCGCGGCCGCGTCGCTCTTCTTGCTGAGGAACCCGCCGATCTTCACGACGGCGGGGATCGCCAGCCCGGAAAGCATCGCGAGGATCGCCAGCACGATGAGCAGTTCCGTCAGCGTGTAGCCGAAGCGGTTATGTCGTTTCGCGTTCATGTTCGCCATGCGTCTGCGCGTCACAGGTCGCCCTGCCTAGTTATAGAAGCCTTCCCAACTGTTGTCGCCGTCCCAGTTGTTGATGTCGTCGCCGCCGCCGATAAAGTCGAGTCCGACTTCGGCGGGATCGGAGAAGTAACCCTGGTTGTACTGCTGGTTGGACGTGCGGTTTTTCCCGTCCGACCACACGTAGAATGTCTGCTTGCGCGGCGCGGGCCAGCCAACGTCCAGCGTTGGACCGGTGGGGTCGTCCGGATCGACGACGTCGAACCGAATGGCGCCGGGGTTCCATGCACTGTCATCCGTCGCCGCGCTTCCGGGCACGGACAAGTCCGGCTGGTAGATTCGGAACGGCACCTTGAACGGCGGGCCGGAACCGTCCCAGTCAAAGTTAAACGGACCGGGGGCGAAATGATACAGGCTTCCCCATGGAT includes these proteins:
- a CDS encoding prepilin-type N-terminal cleavage/methylation domain-containing protein, with the protein product MNAKRHNRFGYTLTELLIVLAILAMLSGLAIPAVVKIGGFLSKKSDAAARDLYGVLRAARISAISYRKDTAVVYVVHWRPDNYSNGQSYIIDGYSMATRATKEQVAFILNPPTVVVDNAAYQDLENSLAAFAARLNDQSIQEDDVFILPQETQARFRAMPNNTAVIGHLTAQEEQTLAATGFVDVPPQSLAEFVDGTNDPEGRYRGLHSRGMRTIYMFRERDADGFLEPIAAEITIDPAAAPLSNAFPAHVFLPTGELSVPGDSLEPWKERITIAVGASPDAPLEDRFTVAPNEGPQPVMAAPARIEVYRSTGRIQIGS